One Thermogemmatispora onikobensis genomic window carries:
- a CDS encoding glycerol-3-phosphate responsive antiterminator, producing MQSGVSLLNLPASSVLVPVVETRPRFVQALETPAVRAILLRHCNLFEFKALVERAHRNGYALYVNMDHIDGVNADYAGLRHLATHFHIRGVISSHPRVMVLAHELGLEAIQRIFAVDSTGLEMALESVDRDVVDMLDFTPAHVVPYIMPALRPTLDLPYMASGLLYGANQLRAVLASGVRAVAVTRLDQWLPILSACSSSAETY from the coding sequence ATGCAGTCCGGTGTATCACTGCTCAACCTACCGGCCTCCAGCGTGCTGGTGCCCGTTGTGGAAACCCGCCCGCGCTTTGTGCAGGCGCTGGAGACGCCGGCGGTGCGGGCTATTCTGCTCAGACACTGCAACCTGTTTGAATTCAAGGCACTGGTTGAGCGCGCCCATCGCAACGGCTATGCCCTCTATGTGAATATGGATCACATCGATGGCGTCAACGCCGATTACGCGGGCCTGCGCCACCTTGCGACCCACTTTCACATCCGGGGCGTCATTTCCAGTCACCCCAGAGTGATGGTGCTGGCTCATGAGCTGGGACTGGAGGCGATCCAGCGTATCTTCGCGGTCGATTCGACCGGGCTGGAGATGGCTCTGGAGTCGGTGGACCGTGACGTGGTAGATATGCTGGACTTCACGCCGGCGCATGTGGTGCCTTACATTATGCCTGCGCTCAGACCAACCCTTGATCTGCCGTATATGGCGTCGGGCCTGCTCTATGGGGCCAATCAGTTGCGCGCCGTGCTGGCCAGCGGGGTCCGCGCGGTGGCCGTGACGCGCCTTGATCAATGGCTGCCCATACTCAGCGCCTGCAGCTCATCGGCAGAAACGTACTGA
- a CDS encoding glycerol-3-phosphate responsive antiterminator → MTREEFLRLARVHPVAAAIKAEEDWTPALESRACLLFARHGDAFALEPLVEQAHARGKGVVAHLDLLAGIGKDRAGLAYLRQIGLDAVITSRPSLVGLARAEGLLTIQPLLLTEELALTSSIRQIAQAQPDLIEVLPGIIFPDFARTVCALLPGPFIAGGFIRTPQEVARLLATGCVLISSSARQLWQAAA, encoded by the coding sequence ATGACCAGAGAGGAGTTTCTCAGGCTGGCCCGCGTCCATCCTGTGGCCGCGGCCATCAAGGCAGAGGAGGACTGGACTCCGGCCCTGGAGAGCCGGGCCTGCCTGCTCTTTGCCCGGCACGGAGATGCCTTCGCACTGGAGCCGCTGGTTGAGCAGGCCCATGCTCGGGGGAAGGGCGTTGTTGCGCATCTCGACCTGCTGGCCGGCATTGGCAAGGACCGCGCCGGTCTTGCCTATTTGCGCCAAATCGGCCTTGATGCAGTGATTACCAGTCGCCCCTCCCTGGTAGGCCTCGCCAGAGCCGAGGGCCTGCTAACCATCCAGCCCCTGCTGTTGACCGAAGAGCTGGCCCTGACCAGCAGTATCCGTCAGATTGCGCAGGCTCAGCCCGACCTGATTGAAGTCCTCCCAGGGATCATCTTCCCCGACTTCGCCCGCACGGTCTGCGCCCTCCTCCCTGGTCCCTTTATCGCCGGCGGCTTCATCCGCACCCCCCAGGAGGTAGCCCGCCTGCTGGCGACCGGCTGTGTGTTGATCAGCAGCAGCGCTCGCCAGCTCTGGCAAGCGGCAGCCTAG
- a CDS encoding HPr family phosphocarrier protein has product MPVVERNLVITNKVGLHARPARLLVQTAALFQSQILLQYGTQTVNAKSIVGVLRLGARCGSTIHLRAEGEDAEEAVRSIAELVQRNFDEAEETESQQGEENTTGVSSETLA; this is encoded by the coding sequence ATGCCCGTTGTAGAACGCAATCTTGTCATCACCAACAAAGTGGGTCTGCATGCCCGTCCGGCCCGCCTGCTGGTGCAAACTGCGGCCCTCTTCCAGTCGCAGATCCTGCTCCAGTATGGAACGCAGACGGTCAATGCCAAGAGCATCGTAGGCGTGCTCCGACTGGGAGCGCGCTGTGGAAGCACCATTCATTTACGCGCGGAAGGAGAGGACGCCGAGGAGGCGGTGCGTTCCATCGCGGAGCTGGTCCAGCGCAACTTCGACGAGGCCGAAGAGACTGAGAGCCAGCAGGGCGAGGAGAACACTACTGGCGTCTCCAGCGAGACCCTGGCCTAG